The following are encoded in a window of Roseimaritima ulvae genomic DNA:
- a CDS encoding sulfatase-like hydrolase/transferase, which yields MKLKVARRFLKTTVRYRGRRGSIVTAFPVKTASFGNACSSNTAAFDSQRWHSNPRFPLAVRTRSATIRHNKGRPGDYGYQTTAGLFSGGGGKWMKPNQVDAHGRPVTGYTGWIFQSNDGKEKYPERGVGLTGDISEKFADASIELIEQLREKPFFIHVNFTAPHDPLLIPPGFKNAYDPATIPLPMNYRPSHPFDHGNQNSRDESLLPLPRTEKDVREDLAVYYAVISHLDQQVGRILMALDDSGERDNTIVIFTSDHGLAMGSHGLRGKQNMYEHTINVPMLISGPGVPKNQRFEAQMYLRDMYATVCDLVGIPVPDVPNTAGTRASIDGRSVVPVLRGDQDQVHKYVFGYFRDFQRMIRGERWKLIHYPQIDRYQLFDLVKEQEPPRHSPQAGLLATCRYGRGSRALPGQKNG from the coding sequence ATGAAGCTCAAGGTAGCGAGGAGGTTTTTAAAAACGACTGTCCGGTACCGGGGTCGGAGAGGGTCTATTGTAACCGCATTTCCAGTGAAAACGGCATCGTTCGGCAACGCATGCTCAAGCAACACGGCTGCTTTCGATTCTCAACGTTGGCATTCGAACCCCCGTTTTCCGCTTGCTGTCCGAACAAGATCCGCAACAATAAGGCACAACAAGGGGCGACCAGGCGACTACGGCTACCAAACGACTGCCGGACTGTTTTCGGGCGGCGGAGGAAAATGGATGAAGCCTAATCAAGTGGATGCCCATGGCAGACCGGTCACGGGTTACACGGGGTGGATATTCCAATCGAACGATGGCAAGGAAAAGTATCCAGAACGGGGCGTTGGCTTGACCGGCGATATCAGTGAGAAATTTGCGGACGCGAGTATCGAGCTGATCGAGCAACTGCGTGAAAAACCATTCTTCATACACGTGAACTTCACCGCGCCGCACGACCCGTTGTTGATTCCTCCCGGCTTTAAGAATGCCTACGATCCCGCTACGATTCCACTGCCAATGAATTATCGGCCCAGCCATCCATTCGATCACGGCAACCAGAACTCGCGAGACGAATCGCTATTGCCGCTACCACGCACCGAGAAAGACGTCCGCGAAGACTTGGCGGTTTACTACGCCGTGATCTCGCACCTCGACCAACAAGTTGGTCGCATACTCATGGCTCTCGATGACAGCGGTGAGCGTGACAACACGATCGTCATTTTCACGAGCGATCATGGATTGGCGATGGGCAGCCACGGGTTACGTGGCAAGCAGAACATGTACGAACACACGATCAACGTGCCAATGCTGATCAGCGGCCCCGGCGTTCCAAAGAACCAACGCTTCGAGGCACAGATGTATCTGCGTGACATGTATGCCACGGTCTGCGACTTGGTGGGAATTCCCGTACCGGATGTGCCCAATACTGCCGGCACGCGAGCATCGATTGATGGTCGAAGTGTCGTGCCCGTACTGCGTGGCGATCAGGATCAGGTTCACAAATATGTCTTCGGCTACTTTCGCGATTTCCAACGAATGATTCGCGGCGAGCGTTGGAAATTGATTCACTATCCACAGATCGACAGATATCAATTGTTCGACTTGGTCAAGGAGCAGGAACCACCGAGACACTCACCCCAAGCAGGTTTGCTGGCGACCTGCAGGTACGGCCGCGGTTCCCGAGCACTGCCTGGACAGAAAAATGGATGA
- a CDS encoding 3-keto-disaccharide hydrolase gives MKATTFRIRSICHTPLRRRSGHLFNQGNGAWITTKEALVRNELMVNGQWNKLRVLAVGPRIQTWINGEQVADVTDGEAYAMYPAGVIALQVHGVKMNPQKARHVSFRSIRVRRLRAETDG, from the coding sequence GTGAAGGCAACTACGTTCCGCATCCGAAGTATTTGCCATACACCGCTCCGGCGACGAAGTGGCCACCTCTTTAATCAAGGCAACGGGGCCTGGATCACAACGAAGGAAGCCCTGGTTCGCAATGAGCTGATGGTGAACGGGCAATGGAACAAGCTGCGTGTGTTGGCAGTTGGTCCGCGAATCCAAACCTGGATCAATGGCGAACAAGTTGCGGATGTTACGGATGGCGAGGCCTACGCAATGTACCCAGCGGGGGTGATTGCACTGCAGGTACACGGCGTCAAAATGAACCCGCAGAAAGCTCGCCACGTTTCCTTCCGATCGATTCGCGTTCGCAGGCTTCGTGCAGAGACCGATGGATAG
- a CDS encoding serine/threonine protein kinase, with protein MDDWIYLLNRWAMKMSHQDSTRGCESTGLQFRCPSCKLANPIAESSDLGKVACSGCGEVVNLIGHDETRSLDGSVGRSIGHFEMTERLGMGAFGAVYKSRDHMLDRWVAIKLPRRGQLSSSESEKFLREARTAAQLSHPNIVSVFEVGRDGEQVYIVSDYIEGVTLADWLTAKPFQQRDAAKLCVKLCRALDYAHRCGVVHRDLKPANIMMNAEGEPHIMDFGLAKRDSGELTMTLEGQVLGSPAYMPPEQASGNSHTVDNRGDIYALGVILFQLLTLELPFRGNSAMLLHQALHDEPPSPRKFNATLSRDLETICLKCLEKNPSRRFATANDLADELQRFLDGRPIQSRRITQVERAYRWGTRNRVLAGMLLAFVASLLFGSIGSATFGWLALRESWRADERAAYATKQEQIAAEHAKEASLRSDQAQRVAFYSQAESSLARGRYAQAFELNQRLARQNPRWDYGYQTSRLIDALDTKRKLIANFPCPQKPIWATLNDGILLYQEPSPSLRVSAYDVWTDQILASVDAAVQWSQVTPVSGDQWIGIAEDQVLTGDLETLQIQDSLPLKHSSLAPPADSVSLEKEISIVGALHANRAAVLYPDGLVELYDTKPLQKRSEFQLKNLKPSQHSSWFQLSNDGKRLVYKVGQQGTYLYDVEQNKGVISKHDTTHTIQFGTDPDNLFGMMYKSNLTDFMYFQRRRWQDSRSGPPSLTSIGKNKFVRGIGVTGELLDMHAGGASSMEESIVTLRYEDNLSTFRVSAPDAGETLAFADMCPQAGASATVVAHDLADGLVVFHTGGSLQAYLVRLLAKPADANPVPPVLQASPRGFCGTENRLFIANTRSEPVWFDLATETTSPCPLERPPTSPGRMMSVYDAKLSSDTETLLVLWNENDYFGYGAANFFGLQLAAYDLSGGLNEQGQIPIKTLITCPTVGDSAGQGWRGTGISSDGTTGIYIYGEAGPESIQVEIYDLSTGKRTAALEPQQFVRVDDSGDWLLTYSMDKVAPVRLYAIHQEAPVLEVMVDAPVSRAALDLARNQIHVGLESERLCSFDVDSGKLVSSLATPLAVVKTIDGSPLFFGVQQTQSNYGSLVLSSFEHGRVIEVLDRTFWFSSNVTLSENSRVASYAERNSEVRIFRSLSPEQAIASLERVKRIPAAWELANRSSAPTAFDDTRFWHKLQRAIRNQDQNETARLSNRIRLFKNNRDVNRRLRDIYAGYGQWKKALEASRQAGFGNHDPRHLMLLGLAGAPGAYEQARSEFLDQLSFPLAGHQNHVAAIAVGLTQIPTKHHATIEAMTENAMAAEHNWESAMALKLRYPMGDYLTKRDELKKAKGMPEEAIVVAMARYLASPTEATRKRLVESYDKLLEKVEAVGERDVPMKYWHELVEDQSQLNYARELLSK; from the coding sequence TTGGACGACTGGATTTACCTCTTGAATAGGTGGGCCATGAAGATGTCTCATCAAGATAGCACCCGGGGATGCGAATCGACCGGGCTACAATTTCGATGTCCCAGCTGCAAACTGGCCAACCCCATCGCTGAGAGTAGCGATCTTGGGAAGGTTGCGTGCAGTGGGTGCGGAGAAGTGGTCAACCTAATCGGTCATGACGAAACGCGAAGCCTTGATGGCTCGGTTGGCAGAAGTATTGGTCACTTTGAGATGACCGAGCGGCTGGGAATGGGAGCATTTGGGGCCGTCTACAAGAGTCGAGATCATATGCTCGACCGCTGGGTAGCGATCAAGCTGCCCCGTCGAGGCCAGCTCTCGTCCTCCGAATCGGAAAAGTTTCTACGTGAGGCTCGCACCGCTGCCCAACTGAGTCATCCGAACATTGTCAGCGTTTTCGAAGTGGGGCGAGACGGTGAACAAGTCTACATCGTGTCGGACTACATTGAGGGCGTCACGTTAGCCGATTGGCTGACCGCCAAACCTTTTCAACAACGCGACGCGGCCAAGCTATGCGTCAAGCTCTGCAGAGCCCTTGATTATGCTCACCGCTGCGGTGTGGTGCATCGGGACCTAAAGCCCGCCAACATCATGATGAACGCAGAGGGTGAGCCGCATATTATGGATTTTGGATTGGCAAAGCGGGACAGCGGCGAATTAACCATGACGCTCGAGGGGCAAGTCCTTGGATCGCCAGCGTATATGCCGCCCGAGCAAGCATCCGGAAACTCTCACACAGTCGACAATCGCGGTGACATTTATGCCCTCGGTGTGATCCTGTTCCAGTTGCTCACGTTAGAATTACCCTTTCGTGGCAACTCCGCCATGCTGCTGCATCAAGCCCTCCACGATGAACCACCCAGTCCTCGAAAGTTTAACGCGACCCTATCGCGAGACCTGGAAACGATCTGCCTAAAGTGTCTCGAAAAAAATCCGTCGCGACGCTTTGCGACGGCCAACGACTTGGCGGACGAATTGCAGCGTTTTCTCGACGGCCGGCCAATCCAAAGTCGACGGATCACCCAGGTAGAGCGAGCCTATCGTTGGGGCACTCGAAACCGTGTCCTCGCCGGCATGTTGCTCGCCTTTGTGGCTTCACTGCTGTTCGGAAGCATTGGTTCGGCAACCTTTGGATGGCTGGCGCTGCGAGAGTCCTGGCGTGCCGATGAGAGGGCGGCTTATGCCACCAAACAGGAACAGATAGCTGCCGAACACGCGAAGGAAGCTTCCTTGCGGTCGGACCAAGCTCAACGAGTGGCGTTTTACTCACAAGCGGAATCCTCGTTGGCTCGGGGGCGATACGCCCAGGCCTTCGAGTTGAATCAGCGACTCGCCAGACAAAACCCTCGCTGGGATTACGGTTACCAAACCAGTCGATTGATTGATGCACTCGACACAAAACGAAAGCTGATTGCCAATTTCCCCTGCCCACAAAAACCGATTTGGGCGACTCTAAATGACGGCATCCTGTTGTACCAGGAACCAAGCCCATCGCTGCGCGTGTCTGCCTACGACGTTTGGACGGACCAAATCCTTGCCTCAGTGGACGCCGCCGTGCAATGGTCGCAGGTGACTCCCGTTTCCGGCGATCAATGGATTGGAATTGCCGAAGACCAAGTGCTGACCGGTGACTTGGAAACGCTTCAAATCCAGGACTCCCTGCCTTTAAAACACTCCTCGCTTGCTCCGCCGGCAGATTCCGTCTCGCTCGAAAAAGAAATTTCGATCGTCGGTGCGCTCCACGCCAATCGCGCTGCCGTACTCTATCCCGACGGGCTGGTGGAATTATACGATACGAAACCGCTGCAGAAACGAAGTGAATTCCAACTCAAGAATCTCAAACCGTCACAACATTCCTCCTGGTTCCAACTCTCGAACGATGGCAAGCGATTGGTCTACAAGGTTGGACAACAGGGAACCTATTTGTACGACGTTGAGCAAAACAAAGGCGTGATTTCAAAACACGACACAACGCACACTATTCAATTCGGAACCGACCCGGACAATCTGTTTGGCATGATGTACAAGTCGAACCTGACGGACTTCATGTATTTCCAGAGGCGGCGTTGGCAGGATTCTCGCAGCGGTCCACCGTCACTTACATCGATCGGTAAGAACAAATTTGTCCGCGGCATCGGCGTCACCGGCGAACTGCTCGACATGCATGCTGGGGGTGCATCGAGCATGGAGGAAAGTATCGTAACGCTTCGATACGAGGACAACTTGAGTACGTTTAGGGTGTCGGCACCGGATGCCGGCGAGACGCTTGCCTTTGCAGACATGTGCCCCCAGGCTGGAGCCTCCGCAACGGTGGTCGCACACGACTTAGCCGATGGCCTCGTCGTATTCCACACCGGTGGTTCGCTTCAGGCTTACCTGGTTCGGCTGCTCGCCAAACCCGCTGATGCCAATCCCGTACCACCTGTCTTGCAGGCGTCACCGAGGGGTTTTTGCGGTACGGAAAACCGATTGTTTATTGCCAACACCAGGTCCGAACCCGTTTGGTTCGATCTCGCAACGGAAACGACTAGCCCTTGTCCGCTGGAACGACCGCCAACATCACCTGGGCGAATGATGTCGGTGTATGACGCCAAGCTTAGTAGCGATACGGAAACGCTGTTAGTTTTGTGGAATGAAAACGACTATTTTGGATACGGGGCTGCAAATTTTTTCGGCTTGCAACTCGCTGCATACGATCTTTCCGGCGGACTAAACGAACAAGGTCAGATTCCGATAAAAACGCTCATCACATGTCCAACGGTCGGTGATAGCGCGGGACAGGGGTGGAGGGGGACGGGCATCTCATCGGACGGAACGACTGGTATCTACATCTACGGCGAAGCTGGCCCCGAGTCAATCCAAGTCGAGATCTACGACCTTTCTACGGGAAAGCGAACTGCGGCCCTGGAACCGCAACAGTTTGTCCGCGTCGACGACAGCGGCGACTGGCTGCTGACGTATTCAATGGACAAGGTCGCACCGGTGAGGCTTTACGCCATCCATCAGGAAGCTCCAGTGCTTGAAGTGATGGTCGACGCGCCGGTCAGCAGAGCGGCCCTCGATCTGGCGAGGAATCAAATCCATGTGGGCCTGGAATCAGAGCGGCTATGTAGTTTTGATGTTGACAGCGGAAAGCTCGTTTCCTCGCTGGCAACCCCACTGGCCGTTGTCAAAACGATCGATGGTTCGCCGTTATTCTTCGGCGTTCAGCAAACTCAATCTAATTATGGCTCATTGGTTCTTTCTAGCTTTGAACATGGCCGCGTGATCGAGGTCTTGGACCGAACTTTTTGGTTTAGTTCGAACGTGACACTCAGCGAAAATTCGCGTGTGGCTTCTTACGCGGAACGGAACAGCGAAGTGCGGATTTTCCGATCGTTGTCCCCAGAACAAGCGATCGCTTCCCTGGAGCGAGTCAAACGCATTCCCGCCGCATGGGAGCTTGCCAATCGCAGCTCAGCCCCAACGGCCTTTGACGACACTCGTTTCTGGCACAAGCTTCAGCGTGCCATTCGCAATCAAGATCAAAACGAAACAGCACGTCTGTCGAACAGAATCCGTTTGTTCAAGAACAACCGCGACGTTAATCGTAGACTCCGGGATATCTATGCAGGATACGGTCAGTGGAAAAAGGCCCTCGAGGCGAGCAGGCAGGCCGGATTTGGCAATCATGATCCAAGACACCTGATGCTCCTGGGACTTGCCGGGGCCCCCGGCGCTTACGAACAAGCTAGGAGTGAGTTTCTCGATCAACTGTCGTTCCCGCTTGCGGGGCATCAAAATCATGTTGCCGCCATCGCGGTGGGCTTGACACAGATTCCCACCAAGCATCACGCGACTATCGAAGCCATGACGGAAAATGCCATGGCTGCAGAGCACAATTGGGAGTCTGCGATGGCTCTTAAACTTCGGTATCCGATGGGCGACTACCTGACAAAACGCGACGAATTGAAGAAAGCCAAAGGCATGCCTGAGGAAGCCATTGTTGTTGCGATGGCGAGATACCTAGCGAGCCCAACGGAAGCGACACGAAAACGGCTTGTTGAGTCCTACGACAAGCTGCTAGAGAAAGTAGAAGCTGTCGGGGAGCGGGACGTCCCCATGAAATATTGGCACGAGTTGGTGGAGGACCAGAGCCAGCTCAACTACGCTCGGGAACTCCTTTCAAAATAA
- a CDS encoding sulfatase family protein: MCLLFLAMVVVNLGGLSLHAADQPNVVILLADDLGFKDVGCYGGPVRTPNIDGLAAAGTRFTDFYSGCAVCSPSRATLLTGRHHIRAGVYSWIHDESQNSHLLLRENTLAELLKGAGYATAHVGKWHLGLPTPQRQKPTPADHGFDHWFATWNNASPSHRNPDNFIRNGEPVGPLEGYSCQLVADEAIGWLDQEGRTERPFFLNVWFHEPHAPIAAPEALVDTYGDRKDKAAVYSATIDNTDRAIGRILKKLREVDAAEDTIIVYASDNGSYRDDRTGGLRGRKGANWEGGIRVPGIFVWPGQVQSGQVSAEPAGIVDILPTICSLVGVTPPATRHLDGSNLTPILRGQADAFTRHQPLFWHLQRSQPIVAMRDGKWSLVAHRDYELSNHNMFKESWIPMIKTGGYKDYQLFDLEQDRAQTTNVADDFPETLARMKQQLLQINASIMADAHDWHLE, encoded by the coding sequence ATGTGTTTGCTGTTTCTGGCGATGGTGGTTGTGAACTTGGGTGGGCTGAGCCTGCACGCGGCCGATCAGCCCAACGTGGTGATCTTGCTGGCGGATGATCTCGGATTCAAAGATGTTGGATGTTATGGCGGACCTGTACGCACGCCGAATATCGATGGACTGGCCGCCGCGGGCACTCGGTTCACGGATTTCTACTCCGGCTGCGCCGTTTGCAGTCCGTCTCGGGCCACTCTGCTGACAGGTCGCCATCACATTCGCGCCGGCGTCTATAGCTGGATTCACGATGAAAGCCAGAACTCGCATTTGCTGCTCCGCGAAAATACGCTTGCGGAATTGCTGAAAGGGGCAGGGTATGCAACCGCACACGTGGGCAAGTGGCACTTAGGACTGCCAACGCCCCAGCGGCAAAAACCCACTCCCGCCGACCACGGCTTCGATCACTGGTTTGCGACTTGGAATAACGCGTCGCCCAGCCATCGAAACCCGGACAACTTCATCCGCAATGGAGAGCCCGTCGGCCCCTTGGAAGGCTATTCATGTCAACTGGTCGCCGACGAAGCCATCGGCTGGCTGGACCAGGAAGGTCGAACGGAGCGTCCGTTTTTTCTGAACGTCTGGTTTCACGAACCTCACGCGCCGATCGCCGCTCCCGAAGCACTCGTGGATACCTACGGGGACCGCAAAGACAAGGCGGCGGTCTACAGCGCCACGATTGACAACACCGATCGCGCGATTGGACGGATCCTCAAAAAGCTGCGCGAAGTTGATGCGGCGGAAGATACGATCATCGTTTACGCATCGGACAACGGAAGCTATCGCGATGATCGGACTGGTGGTCTGCGAGGTCGCAAGGGGGCAAACTGGGAAGGGGGGATTCGCGTGCCGGGTATCTTCGTGTGGCCCGGTCAAGTGCAGTCCGGGCAGGTGTCCGCTGAACCGGCGGGGATTGTCGATATCTTGCCGACCATCTGTTCGCTCGTCGGCGTCACGCCTCCCGCCACACGTCATCTCGACGGCTCCAATCTGACGCCGATCCTGCGTGGACAAGCGGATGCGTTTACACGGCACCAACCGTTGTTCTGGCATTTGCAGCGGAGCCAACCGATTGTTGCCATGCGAGACGGCAAGTGGTCATTGGTCGCTCACCGAGACTACGAATTGTCGAACCACAACATGTTCAAGGAATCCTGGATCCCGATGATTAAAACGGGCGGTTACAAAGACTACCAACTGTTCGATCTGGAACAGGACCGGGCGCAGACGACCAACGTTGCGGATGACTTCCCCGAGACTCTGGCGAGAATGAAGCAACAGCTGCTGCAGATCAACGCCAGCATCATGGCCGACGCCCACGATTGGCACCTGGAATAA
- a CDS encoding inverse autotransporter beta domain-containing protein → MTRIVRALGSLATFICIVFTACNCSDGNDLWGSHVEVEGAAGDDSERGQMNFFVPIFQHQNSLAFADFRASFDDNAESEGNWGLAYRTVVDNSLIFGINGYFDYRNTRFDNKFSQGGFGLETLTKNRGARFNAYFPEDGLQAAGAGSGTPVAVLVNDNIFIAGAGSNEAAFRGFDADVEQLLWYRDRSGNSRSGWSVSGNSAPASELWASAGMYHFAATESGFDDITGPRLRTELRLFDVPYLGNDSRVVVAGQYQYDDVRGSQGSGMLAVRIPLGNKQRRKRSRLNWLARRMVDTIRRDPQIVTDTSGSDGMERAINAESGQPIEGAVVIDANTVNPGDVIENAGEGAVIIVDGSAGTVTVPKWDGMSVLGTEVSSGQTIVGGGSVLPLRGASSGVLVAYNTPGSRPLINGTFSGNGIRDFQIRGVDLSVTDDSFGPIFLPNSELLLDDVNLTYTATSISSNGAVAVFGSSFGGSTPQPTELIIRNSRVEAIGIQANAIDFSGGTIDISDSQLISSGGGLFPGAALFLRSEYDATVRNTTLTADSGALRFSTSGGLTTEPSRLRFFGGSIDGGAGTGVNGLTIGNASSRALVLFDGTTITSGQQSIWLYDSDGGGTVFQGTMDVTVRNSNLTAGAGFAEIDVFSDSFLPGVFNLDIANNTLDGGNGSIHLEDETAGNIRVFQSAPGSGADGLDALNGIPTGNVTTSGGILFDQPAPTLP, encoded by the coding sequence ATGACGCGAATTGTTCGAGCGTTAGGCTCACTTGCCACCTTCATCTGCATTGTCTTTACCGCCTGCAATTGCAGCGATGGCAATGATCTTTGGGGATCACACGTCGAAGTGGAGGGCGCAGCGGGAGACGATAGCGAACGCGGCCAAATGAATTTCTTTGTGCCGATCTTTCAACACCAGAACAGTCTCGCCTTTGCCGACTTCCGCGCATCGTTCGACGATAACGCAGAGAGCGAAGGCAACTGGGGGCTCGCCTATCGGACGGTCGTGGACAACTCATTGATCTTCGGGATCAACGGCTACTTTGATTATCGCAACACCCGTTTCGACAACAAGTTTTCACAAGGCGGCTTTGGGCTCGAAACGCTTACCAAGAATCGCGGTGCTCGGTTCAACGCCTACTTTCCCGAGGACGGCCTACAAGCGGCCGGTGCGGGTAGCGGCACGCCGGTGGCGGTGTTGGTGAACGACAATATTTTCATCGCGGGCGCCGGCTCAAACGAGGCGGCGTTTCGCGGCTTCGATGCCGATGTCGAGCAGCTTCTGTGGTACCGCGATCGAAGTGGCAACTCGCGGTCGGGCTGGTCCGTATCAGGAAATTCGGCCCCGGCGTCGGAGCTTTGGGCATCCGCCGGTATGTATCACTTTGCGGCGACGGAATCCGGTTTTGACGACATCACCGGCCCGCGACTCCGCACCGAACTGCGTCTTTTTGATGTGCCCTATTTAGGCAATGATTCACGGGTTGTCGTCGCCGGACAGTACCAATACGACGACGTTCGCGGCTCTCAGGGCAGTGGGATGCTGGCCGTCCGGATCCCCCTCGGAAATAAACAGCGGCGGAAACGCAGCCGACTGAACTGGCTGGCCCGACGCATGGTCGACACGATTCGTCGCGATCCGCAAATCGTGACCGACACCAGCGGTTCGGACGGTATGGAACGTGCGATCAACGCGGAGTCGGGCCAGCCGATCGAAGGAGCCGTGGTTATCGACGCGAACACCGTGAACCCTGGCGATGTCATCGAAAACGCTGGCGAAGGTGCCGTCATCATCGTCGACGGTTCCGCAGGAACGGTCACCGTGCCGAAATGGGACGGGATGTCTGTTTTAGGAACCGAGGTGAGTAGCGGGCAAACGATCGTCGGTGGAGGCAGCGTGTTGCCACTCCGGGGTGCCTCATCTGGGGTCCTGGTTGCCTACAACACACCCGGGTCGCGTCCCCTGATCAATGGCACGTTCAGCGGGAACGGGATTCGCGACTTTCAGATCCGGGGCGTCGACTTGTCGGTCACCGATGACTCGTTCGGGCCGATCTTCTTACCGAACTCGGAGTTGCTGCTTGATGATGTCAACCTGACATATACCGCGACTTCCATCTCCAGCAATGGAGCCGTTGCGGTCTTTGGTTCGTCATTCGGTGGCTCAACGCCGCAACCGACCGAACTCATCATTCGCAATTCACGCGTCGAAGCGATTGGCATCCAAGCGAATGCCATCGACTTTAGCGGAGGAACAATCGACATCAGCGACTCACAACTGATCTCAAGTGGAGGAGGATTATTCCCGGGAGCCGCTTTGTTCCTTCGCTCCGAGTACGACGCGACGGTACGCAATACAACATTGACCGCAGATTCCGGCGCCCTTCGCTTTTCAACCAGTGGCGGGCTCACGACGGAACCTTCACGCCTACGATTTTTCGGCGGATCGATCGACGGCGGGGCGGGAACAGGAGTCAACGGCCTGACCATCGGCAATGCCAGTTCGCGAGCCTTGGTTCTCTTCGACGGAACCACGATCACCAGCGGCCAGCAGTCGATCTGGCTGTACGACTCCGACGGCGGCGGCACGGTGTTCCAAGGCACGATGGACGTGACGGTCCGCAATTCAAATCTCACCGCCGGAGCCGGGTTTGCGGAGATCGATGTGTTCAGCGATTCGTTCCTTCCCGGTGTGTTTAACCTCGACATCGCCAACAACACACTCGATGGCGGAAACGGTTCGATCCACCTGGAAGATGAAACAGCCGGCAACATTCGGGTATTCCAGAGTGCCCCGGGCAGCGGAGCCGACGGCCTCGATGCGCTCAACGGGATTCCAACCGGCAACGTCACCACTTCCGGCGGCATCTTGTTTGATCAGCCAGCTCCGACGCTACCGTAA